The Desulfotignum phosphitoxidans DSM 13687 genome includes a region encoding these proteins:
- a CDS encoding c-type cytochrome, with translation MRKTACFFLIFILIILLEVPCLFSGQKSQNGWTARQVYLENCAACHGRDRSGFIGTPLVSAKLAARSEAAIRSLILYGIENTLMPVWSCRLTQPQIRQLAFYLKETPAEIVRKVTVDSDGRCNIAEIEKWWRDSQRIAKGEVLFEEYCMGCHHQTIEAFAPSFGEIAGNRDVTAIAGQIKFPWSSSAILGYTDQKMPVFGLTDSEIKNLGAYVHSFRE, from the coding sequence ATTGATCATATTGCTAGAAGTCCCATGCCTTTTTTCAGGACAGAAGTCACAGAATGGTTGGACAGCAAGACAGGTATATCTGGAAAATTGTGCCGCCTGCCATGGACGGGACCGGTCGGGTTTCATCGGAACACCGCTTGTGTCTGCAAAACTGGCCGCCCGCAGTGAGGCCGCAATTCGGTCACTGATTTTGTATGGTATAGAAAATACTTTGATGCCGGTTTGGAGCTGCAGACTGACGCAGCCGCAGATACGTCAATTAGCCTTTTACTTAAAGGAAACCCCGGCTGAAATTGTCAGAAAAGTAACAGTTGATTCTGATGGACGCTGCAATATCGCAGAAATCGAAAAATGGTGGCGTGATTCACAACGAATTGCAAAAGGCGAAGTCCTTTTTGAAGAATACTGTATGGGATGCCATCATCAAACAATTGAAGCATTTGCTCCGTCCTTTGGGGAGATTGCAGGCAACAGGGATGTTACCGCCATTGCAGGGCAAATCAAATTTCCCTGGAGCAGCAGCGCAATATTGGGATATACGGATCAGAAAATGCCGGTGTTTGGATTGACGGACAGTGAAATCAAAAATTTGGGGGCTTATGTCCATTCATTTCGGGAATAG